The following proteins are co-located in the Longimicrobium sp. genome:
- a CDS encoding AIR synthase-related protein: LAMIRAGHVASAHDAAEGGLAVALVESAIADPAAPLGIDVDLDDDLPVNALLFGEAQSRVVVSCADDQLDALLKMAAEHGVPARRIGTVGAPFGTVVLRTPGGSIEAAAAELAEIYESAIPRRMEGSVADVETSLESVVQNGME; encoded by the coding sequence CTGGCCATGATCCGCGCCGGCCACGTGGCGTCCGCCCACGACGCGGCGGAGGGCGGTCTGGCCGTCGCCCTCGTAGAATCCGCCATCGCCGACCCCGCCGCGCCGCTGGGCATCGACGTCGATCTGGACGACGACCTGCCGGTGAACGCGCTGCTCTTCGGCGAGGCGCAGAGCCGCGTGGTGGTCTCCTGCGCGGATGACCAGCTGGACGCGCTGCTGAAGATGGCGGCGGAGCACGGGGTTCCCGCACGGCGGATCGGCACCGTGGGCGCGCCGTTCGGGACCGTGGTGCTCCGCACGCCCGGCGGGTCGATCGAGGCGGCCGCGGCGGAACTGGCGGAGATCTACGAGTCGGCGATCCCGCGGCGGATGGAGGGGAGCGTGGCGGACGTGGAGACGTCGCTGGAGTCGGTGGTGCAGAACGGGATGGAGTAG